In one window of Bacteroidales bacterium DNA:
- a CDS encoding sigma-70 family RNA polymerase sigma factor, with product MIHYSDEAIVEGLRLRSDYIISFVYREFFPLIKYLVNENTGSDEDAEDVFQDGLIIVYKKISENQLTLTSSFKTFLYSVCRNLWLQKLNKRKAIFDKLTDVEEYLDLPADILKEVSNEQVEMQRLVQLHFLSLHEDCQKVLRLFMKDVPLREIATIMGFKTEKYAKTRKYLCKEELKKRIANDPRCQKFFRYEE from the coding sequence ATGATCCACTACTCTGATGAAGCAATAGTTGAAGGACTAAGACTGCGTAGCGACTACATTATCAGTTTCGTTTACAGGGAATTTTTTCCATTGATAAAATACCTTGTTAACGAAAATACTGGTTCTGATGAAGACGCAGAGGATGTATTTCAAGACGGTTTGATCATTGTCTATAAGAAAATCAGTGAAAATCAACTCACGCTTACCAGTTCTTTCAAAACGTTTTTGTACTCTGTTTGCAGAAACCTTTGGCTTCAAAAGTTAAATAAGAGGAAAGCAATTTTCGATAAATTAACTGATGTAGAAGAATATCTCGATTTACCGGCTGATATTCTGAAAGAGGTTTCAAACGAGCAGGTGGAAATGCAGAGATTAGTCCAATTGCATTTCCTCTCTTTACATGAAGATTGTCAAAAAGTGTTGCGGTTATTTATGAAAGATGTTCCGTTACGCGAAATTGCAACGATCATGGGCTTTAAAACTGAGAAGTATGCAAAAACCAGGAAATACCTCTGTAAGGAAGAACTGAAGAAGAGAATTGCAAATGACCCCAGATGTCAAAAATTTTTTAGGTATGAAGAATAA
- a CDS encoding dihydroorotate dehydrogenase-like protein: MTDLSTTYLGLKLKNPIIAGASSMSSDIHQLKKLEEAGASAIVYKTLFEEQIHLESAQMDDAMGSFNEMNAEMISLHPKLQHAGAEVHLVNFRKAKENLSIPLIASLNCLEDETWVEYARLLEKAGADALELNFFYVPKDFETDGRGIEEHQVELMRLVKNKVTIPVSVKLSSFYSNPLHTISRFDKAGAAGVVIFNKLFEPEINTEEIKHIAPFNLSHEGDYRLSLRYSGLLYKQISASICANSGIYNGNDVVKMLLAGADCVQVVSTLYKHKAEYIATMLEDLTNWMSAKGFGKISEFKGKLSKSEVKDPFIYKRAQYIDLLLSSEQLLK, encoded by the coding sequence ATGACTGACCTTTCGACCACATATTTGGGTCTGAAGTTAAAGAACCCAATTATTGCCGGTGCCAGCAGTATGTCAAGTGACATCCATCAGCTTAAAAAGCTGGAAGAAGCCGGTGCTTCAGCAATTGTTTATAAGACCTTATTCGAAGAACAGATCCACCTGGAGAGCGCTCAGATGGATGACGCAATGGGTTCATTCAATGAAATGAATGCCGAAATGATCAGCCTTCACCCGAAGTTACAACATGCCGGTGCCGAAGTTCATCTTGTAAATTTCAGAAAAGCAAAAGAAAACCTTTCCATTCCATTAATTGCCAGTCTGAACTGCCTAGAGGATGAAACCTGGGTTGAATATGCCCGGCTTCTCGAAAAAGCAGGTGCAGATGCCTTAGAACTCAACTTCTTTTATGTTCCAAAAGATTTTGAAACTGATGGCCGTGGAATTGAAGAACACCAGGTTGAACTCATGAGACTGGTAAAGAATAAGGTGACCATTCCGGTGAGTGTTAAATTAAGCTCATTCTATTCCAATCCTCTGCACACAATTTCCCGATTCGATAAAGCCGGCGCAGCAGGAGTAGTCATATTTAACAAACTGTTTGAACCTGAGATCAATACAGAGGAAATCAAACACATTGCTCCTTTTAACCTGAGCCATGAAGGAGACTATCGCCTGTCGTTGCGTTATTCAGGTTTGCTTTACAAGCAGATCTCTGCATCCATCTGTGCCAATTCTGGTATCTATAATGGGAATGATGTAGTAAAAATGCTTCTCGCCGGTGCCGATTGTGTTCAGGTGGTTAGTACCCTCTACAAACACAAAGCTGAATATATTGCTACAATGCTTGAAGATCTTACCAACTGGATGAGTGCAAAAGGATTTGGCAAAATATCTGAATTTAAAGGCAAGCTGTCTAAATCAGAAGTTAAAGATCCATTTATTTATAAAAGGGCACAGTATATTGACCTACTCCTCAGCTCTGAACAATTACTCAAATAA
- the nifJ gene encoding pyruvate:ferredoxin (flavodoxin) oxidoreductase, with protein MTSKNKFLTCDGNYAAAHIAYMFSEVAAIYPITPSSTMAEYVDEWSANGKKNIFGETVRVVEMQSEGGASGAVHGSLQAGALTSTFTASQGLLLMIPNMYKMAGELLPGVFHVSARSLAAQALSIFGDHSDVYSARQTGFAMLATGSVQEIMDIAGVAHLASIRSRVPFVHFFDGFRTSHEIQKVEYPSTEDMAKLIDWKSLKAFRDRALNPEHPVTRGTAQNPDIYFQSREAANPFYMKVPDIVEEYMQEISKATGREYHPFTYYGAKDAENVIVAMGSITETIKEVIDHLNAKGEKLGLISVHLYRPFSPKYLFNVMPKGVKRICVLDRTKEPGATGDPLFLDIKEVFYESENRPMIIGGRYGLSSKDTTPAMIISVFNNLKMNEPKNHFTLGIVDDVTFTSLPQMPEIDLADKGTFQAKFYGIGSDGTVGANKNSIKIIGDSTDKYAQAYFAYDSKKSGGVTTSHLRFGDHPIRSPYLVNTPDFVACHVPAYLTRYDLLKGLKKGGTFLLNSIWDGEETKNRLPDHMKKYLAENEINFYIINATKIAEEIGLGNRTNTITQASFFKISGVIPYETALTEMKNAVKKSFGRKGEEIVKMNIEAIEMGAEVEKVAIPAEWKNIKVAETKDTRNIPDFIKNVVEPINTMKGDDLPVSAFLGREDGTFPAGTTAFEKRGIAVNVPEWVSGNCIQCNQCAFVCPHAAIRPFLLNEEELKGFPADTATLKAIPKTFDGLQFRIQVSPLDCTGCGNCADVCPAKVKALVMKPLDSQKHEISNWEYVASNVTYKDTIAPKDQNVKNSQFAQPLFEFSGACAGCGETPYIKLITQLYGDRMMVANATGCSSIYGGSAPSTPYTVNADGCGPAWANSLFEDNAEYGLGMALGVGKLRTRIAERMSKIIEGGYNEELKNACREWIENMENPTGSKEASAKVLPLLEKENDDLCKEISALKQYFIKKSVWMFGGDGWAYDIGYGGLDHVLASGEDVNVLVLDTEVYSNTGGQASKSTPVGAVAKFAASGKRVRKKDLGMMAMSYGYVYVAQVAMGANQTQFLKALREAEAYPGPSLIIAYSTCINHGLHAGMDKAQDQQDKAVQAGYWANYRFNPALEAEGKNPFQLDSKEPDFTKFQEFLKSEVRYTSLMKSFPAQAIELFEAAEQNAKWRYNSYKRLAEQDFSK; from the coding sequence ATGACGAGTAAGAACAAATTCCTGACCTGCGACGGTAACTATGCAGCAGCGCATATTGCCTATATGTTTAGTGAAGTAGCAGCAATTTATCCCATCACGCCTTCATCCACTATGGCTGAATATGTTGATGAATGGTCAGCAAACGGGAAAAAGAATATTTTTGGTGAAACCGTTCGCGTTGTTGAAATGCAGAGTGAAGGCGGTGCCTCCGGAGCTGTGCATGGTTCATTACAAGCTGGTGCTTTAACCAGCACTTTCACTGCATCCCAGGGCTTACTATTAATGATACCCAACATGTATAAAATGGCTGGTGAACTATTGCCAGGTGTTTTTCATGTTTCGGCCAGAAGTCTTGCCGCACAAGCCCTTTCAATTTTTGGAGACCATAGTGATGTTTATTCTGCACGCCAGACAGGTTTCGCCATGCTGGCAACCGGTAGCGTTCAGGAAATTATGGATATTGCTGGTGTAGCACATCTTGCCTCTATTCGTTCAAGGGTTCCTTTCGTGCATTTCTTTGATGGTTTCCGCACCTCTCATGAAATTCAGAAAGTAGAATATCCTTCTACTGAAGACATGGCCAAACTGATCGATTGGAAATCATTAAAGGCATTCCGCGACAGAGCACTTAATCCGGAACATCCTGTTACCAGGGGCACTGCTCAGAATCCAGACATATATTTCCAAAGTCGGGAAGCCGCAAATCCTTTTTATATGAAGGTTCCTGATATTGTTGAAGAATATATGCAGGAAATTTCCAAAGCAACCGGTCGCGAGTATCATCCTTTCACTTATTACGGTGCTAAAGATGCTGAGAATGTGATTGTTGCTATGGGTTCAATCACTGAAACCATTAAGGAAGTTATTGATCATCTGAATGCTAAGGGAGAAAAATTGGGACTGATCAGCGTTCACCTCTATCGTCCATTCTCTCCAAAATACTTGTTCAATGTAATGCCCAAAGGGGTCAAAAGGATTTGTGTTCTTGACCGTACCAAGGAACCAGGGGCAACCGGAGATCCACTCTTCCTTGACATCAAGGAAGTATTCTATGAAAGTGAAAATCGCCCAATGATTATTGGCGGTCGCTATGGCTTAAGTTCGAAAGATACAACTCCAGCCATGATCATCTCCGTTTTCAATAACCTGAAGATGAATGAACCAAAGAATCATTTCACATTAGGGATTGTTGATGATGTAACATTTACTTCTTTACCCCAGATGCCTGAAATTGACCTGGCTGATAAAGGAACTTTCCAGGCTAAGTTCTATGGTATTGGTTCTGATGGAACTGTTGGAGCTAACAAGAATTCCATTAAAATTATCGGTGATTCCACAGATAAATATGCACAGGCTTATTTCGCATATGATTCAAAGAAATCCGGAGGGGTTACTACTTCTCACCTTCGTTTCGGAGATCATCCAATTCGTTCACCTTATCTCGTTAATACACCTGACTTTGTAGCTTGTCACGTTCCTGCTTATCTCACCAGGTACGATTTGCTCAAGGGCCTTAAAAAAGGAGGGACATTCCTTCTGAACAGTATATGGGATGGAGAAGAAACCAAGAACCGACTGCCGGATCATATGAAGAAATACCTGGCAGAAAATGAAATTAACTTCTACATCATTAATGCTACTAAGATTGCTGAAGAAATCGGGCTTGGAAACAGGACCAATACCATTACCCAGGCTTCTTTCTTCAAAATTTCCGGTGTGATTCCTTATGAAACAGCGCTTACTGAAATGAAGAATGCTGTTAAGAAATCTTTTGGCCGTAAGGGAGAAGAAATTGTCAAGATGAATATCGAAGCAATTGAAATGGGAGCTGAAGTAGAAAAGGTTGCCATCCCAGCCGAATGGAAAAATATTAAGGTAGCTGAAACGAAGGATACCAGGAATATTCCGGACTTCATAAAGAATGTGGTTGAACCTATCAATACAATGAAAGGTGACGACCTGCCTGTTAGCGCTTTCCTCGGACGTGAAGATGGTACTTTCCCTGCCGGAACTACCGCTTTCGAAAAACGAGGCATCGCTGTCAATGTACCTGAATGGGTTTCAGGTAACTGTATTCAGTGTAATCAATGCGCATTTGTTTGTCCTCACGCTGCTATTCGTCCATTCCTGCTTAATGAAGAGGAGTTGAAGGGATTCCCTGCAGATACCGCAACATTAAAAGCTATTCCAAAGACCTTCGACGGTTTACAGTTCCGTATCCAGGTTAGCCCATTGGATTGCACAGGTTGTGGAAATTGTGCTGATGTTTGTCCTGCCAAGGTTAAAGCATTAGTAATGAAGCCACTGGATTCCCAGAAACACGAAATCAGTAATTGGGAGTATGTAGCTTCAAATGTAACTTATAAGGATACCATTGCTCCTAAAGACCAGAATGTTAAAAATAGTCAGTTTGCCCAGCCTTTATTTGAGTTCTCCGGAGCTTGTGCCGGTTGTGGTGAAACTCCCTATATCAAATTAATCACCCAGCTTTATGGTGACAGGATGATGGTTGCAAATGCAACAGGTTGTTCTTCCATTTATGGTGGTTCAGCTCCTTCAACTCCTTATACTGTAAATGCGGATGGATGTGGTCCGGCCTGGGCTAACTCACTATTTGAAGATAATGCTGAGTACGGACTAGGTATGGCACTTGGTGTTGGTAAACTTCGTACCCGCATTGCTGAACGAATGAGTAAGATAATTGAAGGCGGCTATAATGAAGAATTGAAGAATGCTTGTCGTGAGTGGATTGAAAACATGGAGAATCCAACCGGTTCAAAAGAAGCCTCAGCAAAAGTTCTTCCTTTACTGGAGAAGGAAAATGATGATTTATGCAAAGAGATCAGTGCATTGAAACAGTATTTCATCAAGAAATCGGTATGGATGTTTGGCGGAGATGGTTGGGCCTATGATATTGGTTACGGTGGATTGGATCATGTGCTGGCATCAGGTGAAGATGTAAACGTGCTTGTTCTTGACACTGAAGTCTATTCAAATACAGGGGGTCAGGCTTCGAAATCAACTCCGGTAGGAGCTGTTGCGAAGTTTGCTGCTTCAGGCAAGAGAGTTCGTAAAAAAGACCTGGGAATGATGGCTATGAGCTATGGTTATGTTTATGTTGCCCAGGTTGCTATGGGAGCCAACCAAACCCAATTCCTTAAAGCTCTGCGTGAAGCCGAAGCTTACCCGGGACCTTCATTGATCATTGCTTATTCAACCTGTATCAATCATGGTTTGCATGCAGGTATGGATAAAGCTCAGGATCAGCAGGATAAAGCAGTTCAGGCCGGTTATTGGGCTAATTATCGCTTCAATCCTGCACTGGAAGCTGAAGGAAAGAACCCATTCCAGCTTGATTCAAAAGAACCTGACTTCACAAAGTTCCAGGAATTCCTCAAATCTGAAGTACGTTATACTTCACTCATGAAGTCATTCCCTGCTCAGGCTATAGAATTATTTGAAGCTGCTGAACAGAATGCAAAATGGAGGTATAATTCCTATAAACGACTGGCGGAACAGGATTTTTCGAAATAA
- the sppA gene encoding signal peptide peptidase SppA → MREFFKFTFASMLGFILASLVAFLLFFAIIASAISFTKKETVVVKDNTILLLALDNEISDRAPENPFASFDFNSMSSTKGMGLNDILEALQNASKDSNIKGIYLDLSIIPTGMATVEEIRNALIEFKKSGKFIVSYAEMYTQKSYYLASVSDKIYLNPAGSLELKGLSGDVVFFKGMLEKLDIEAQIIRHGKFKSAVEPFMLDKMSDASKEQTLTYVSAIWNQMLKGISESRKIGTDQLNTIADKFLCQSPQDAVQLKLVDKLMYKDELLEELKGRVGSASIKDLNLLKFSKYADSPMNEGEGSSSSNKIAVIYAAGNIISGEGDEGSIGSERISKAIRKARLDDKVKAIVLRVNSPGGSALASDVIWREVTLSKKVKPVVVSMGDLAASGGYYIACGASKVYASPTTLTGSIGVFGIIPNTQKFFNNKLGITFDGVKTNTYADYIPLNRPMSEDEKKFITKEIEDIYSTFISHVAEGRKMNVAGVDSIGQGRVWSGTDAKRLGLIDEFGGLNDAIKAAATLANLKDYKTMELPFVKDPFTRIMEAFNGDNTSVLMKQQLGPAYNYLEYLKNMSQIKGVQALMPYDISIR, encoded by the coding sequence ATGAGAGAATTCTTTAAATTCACTTTTGCTTCCATGCTAGGTTTCATTTTGGCCAGCCTGGTAGCCTTTTTGCTCTTTTTTGCCATTATTGCTTCAGCCATTTCGTTTACAAAGAAAGAAACTGTTGTTGTAAAAGACAATACGATTCTTCTGCTTGCACTTGATAATGAGATATCTGACAGGGCACCTGAAAACCCATTTGCATCTTTCGATTTCAATTCCATGAGCAGCACAAAAGGAATGGGATTGAATGACATTCTTGAAGCACTGCAAAATGCATCCAAAGATTCAAACATTAAAGGTATATACCTGGACCTTTCCATCATTCCAACGGGAATGGCTACGGTGGAAGAAATCCGTAATGCGCTGATTGAATTTAAAAAATCAGGAAAATTCATTGTCAGCTATGCTGAAATGTACACTCAGAAATCATATTACCTGGCTAGTGTTTCAGATAAAATTTACCTGAATCCGGCAGGAAGTTTAGAATTAAAAGGCCTCTCCGGTGATGTTGTCTTCTTCAAGGGAATGCTTGAAAAGCTTGATATTGAAGCTCAAATCATTCGTCATGGAAAATTCAAGAGCGCTGTAGAGCCTTTTATGCTGGATAAGATGAGTGATGCAAGCAAAGAGCAGACACTTACCTATGTTTCAGCCATCTGGAACCAAATGCTAAAAGGGATTTCTGAGAGCCGCAAAATCGGAACCGACCAGCTAAATACAATTGCCGACAAGTTTTTATGCCAGAGTCCACAGGATGCTGTTCAGCTTAAACTGGTGGACAAACTTATGTATAAGGATGAACTACTTGAAGAATTAAAAGGACGGGTTGGAAGTGCTTCCATCAAAGATCTCAATCTGCTCAAATTTTCTAAATATGCTGATAGTCCAATGAATGAAGGTGAAGGCTCTTCATCCTCCAACAAAATTGCTGTGATCTATGCCGCCGGAAATATTATCTCTGGGGAAGGCGATGAAGGCTCCATTGGATCAGAGAGGATCTCTAAAGCAATCAGGAAGGCAAGGCTTGATGATAAAGTGAAAGCTATTGTCCTGAGAGTGAATTCTCCCGGAGGAAGCGCCCTTGCTTCAGATGTCATCTGGAGAGAAGTAACTTTATCAAAAAAGGTGAAACCAGTCGTAGTATCAATGGGCGACCTGGCTGCTTCCGGAGGATACTATATCGCTTGTGGTGCTTCTAAAGTATATGCCAGCCCTACTACCCTTACGGGCTCAATCGGGGTTTTTGGGATCATTCCAAACACCCAGAAGTTTTTCAACAATAAACTTGGGATCACCTTCGATGGGGTAAAGACTAACACATATGCTGATTACATTCCACTAAACAGGCCCATGTCTGAAGATGAAAAGAAGTTCATTACAAAGGAAATTGAAGATATCTACTCGACTTTTATTTCACATGTAGCTGAAGGCCGCAAAATGAATGTTGCAGGTGTTGACAGTATCGGTCAGGGTAGAGTATGGAGTGGAACCGATGCAAAAAGGCTTGGATTAATTGATGAATTCGGTGGACTGAATGACGCAATAAAAGCCGCTGCAACACTGGCAAATCTGAAAGATTATAAGACCATGGAACTACCGTTTGTGAAAGATCCATTCACCAGGATCATGGAAGCCTTCAATGGCGACAACACATCTGTTCTAATGAAACAGCAGCTGGGTCCTGCCTATAACTACCTGGAATACCTAAAAAATATGAGCCAGATAAAAGGTGTACAAGCCCTGATGCCTTATGATATCAGTATTCGATAG